One Candidatus Eremiobacterota bacterium genomic window, CGCAGGGGGCAGGCCGCTGCCGTATATTTACCATAGTTACACAATTGAGGATTGACGGTCCTGAGGGCGCTGTTCAAAACAGGAGAGAGTCCCCAGGTTTCCAGTTTATGGAGGTTCTTATGGGAGCAATAGAGTTTACTGATAATTACCAGGATCTTTCTACTGACATGGGCTTTCAGTTCAAATTCAACTGCGAGCGCTGCGGTGACGGCTACATGTCCACCTTCCGGCCCAACACCATCGGCGTCGTGGGAAGCCTCCTGAGAGGCGCCTCGAGCTTCCTGGGCGGCGCCCTCGGTAACGTGGGGCACACTGCCTACGAGGTGCAGCGCGCCGTGGGCGGCCCCCAGCATGACGCGGCCCTGAAGCAGGCCATCGATGAAGTGAAGCCCCTTTTCAAGAAGTGCCGGCGCTGCGGCGACTGGACATGCGAGAAAGTCTGCTGGAATACCCACAAGGATATGTGCAAGCAGTGCGCCCCAGTTGCAGAGGAAGAAGAGACATCCATAAGAGCCGAGCACGTGAGAACCCAGGTCTCCAATGATCTTTTCCTTGAAGAGAACAAGAGGATGAGCGAGAAAGGCAAGGAAGTGGCGGAAAAATGCCCCGAGTGCGGCGCCGCCACCCTCGGGAAAAAGTTCTGCCCCCAGTGCGGGATCAAGCTCTCAGCGGGGGAAAGCTTCTGCAAACAGTGCGGCGTAAAGCTCCCGCCCAAATCGAAATTCTGCGGCGACTGCGGGGCCACCGTGGAGCAGAGTTAACGGGCGCGGCGCTCCCGCGATGCCGATGACATCTCAGAGAGCATTGCTGCAACCTCCACAAGCCCCATGACAAGCCATGCAACCCGCTCGCTCACACTACTCGTGAGTGACTGGTATTTTCAGGCTATGAGCCTGTGCTCTTCTTCGTGCAGAGAAGAGAGAAGAATCTCGGCCTTTACCAGGAAGGGTGCCGCTTTCCGGGCCGTTTTCTGATCTACCCGTCCATTTCCCTGAGAACCTCTATGTCGGCCATAAAATCACCTCACTCTTTGAGAAAGAGTTTCGATGGAGGAGAAAAGGATTTCTTCCAACCTGGAACAGGATATTTATGGTATAATTGTAGATGAGAAGTCAGAGAACATTCATAATTAATGCCGGGGGAGTAGAATATGAAAGACCTTCTTCAGAGGATTGCAATAGATCCTCAAATATGTTTTGGAAAACCCTGCATCCGCGGCACTCGAATATGGGTGTCACTCATTCTTGATTACCTCGCCGATGGCATGAGCATTGAGGATGTCCTGAAAGAATATCCTCACCTCAAAGAAGAGGACATTCGGGCTGCAATCGCCTATGGGGCAGAGATGTCCCGGCAGCGCTATATTGATTTTCCTCTAGAGGCTGCGGGATGAAGTTCAAGCTTGATGAGAATTTTGGGACCCGGGTCAAGAATATCTTTCAGTCAGAAGGATATGATGTTCAGACAGTCCATGATCAAGGAATTGCGGGATGCTCTGACAGGGATCTTTTCAGGAAATGCTGTGCAGAAAGCCGCTGTCTTGTGACAATGGACCTTGATTTCGCTGACGTGACACGCTTTCCGCCTAATCAATCAAGCGGAATAGCCGTTTTCCGCCAGCCAAAGAATTCAGGCATTTCATTCATAGAACAGCTTGTGAGACAATATCTGAAAGCCCTCACTAATATTCGTTCTGATGAAAAGCTCTGTATTATCGAGGCAGGCAGGATAAGAGTCCATGAGGCCTGGGATGCTGATTTTCCATAGTCTTTCTCCAGGGGATGCCTGCAGGAAAAACCGGGGCGCCGTGTAAAGAGAGTGGATGGACACAGGGCCTGTCACAAGCTGCCTTGCCCCTTCCTTTCTCCCTGCCACGGCAGTGCTGGAGATGACCTATCGCTGCAACCACGGGTGCCTTTTCTGCTCGTGCCCCTGGTTTTCCCCGCGGGGGGATTTTGACGAGAGGCCCGAGCTCACCATCAATGAATGGAAAGCCATCATTGAGAAGCTCATCGTAATGGGCATCTCATCCGTTGCCTTCACGGGCGGAGAGCCTCTGCTCAAGGAGGGCATCGAAGAGCTCCTCACCTTCGCCGCATCCCTTGAGGCAGAGCTTATCGAGACGGAAGGCGAAGGCCTTGTCACGAAGAAGCTTCCCCTTTCCGTCCATCTTCTCAGCAACGGGAAGATAATGAGCGAAAAGATCCTGGAGATATGCGCCAGGCATAAAATTCACCTGGGGATGAGCATGCCGGGCCTTACCACCTTCACCGATCACACCAGGGCAAGCGATTCAACGCACATCCTGAAGTGGTTCACCAGGGCGAAGGAGATGGGCATTGAGACCCACGTAGGGATCACCGTGACAAGAAAGAACCTCCACGAGCTTTATGAGACCATGGCGGAGAGCCTCCTGGCAGGCGCCGACTCGGTGCTCCTCAACAGGTTCATGCCGGGAGGCAGGGGAATAACCAACGCCGGGGAGCTGATGCTTGACAGGGAGGGAGTGGCAGAGATGCTGGAGGTGGCCGAAGGCGTCCTCAGGACGGCCAATCGCCGCGGGAACGTGGGAACGGAGCTCCCGCTCTGCCTGGTAGACGAGGGCAGGCACACCCACCTGAAAGTGGGCACGCAGTGCTCGGCGGCCCTGGATTTTTTTGCCATCGATCCCTCGGGCTATGTGCGGGTATGCAACCACTCGCCGGTGAGGCTTCATCACATCCATGAGGTGGAGAAGGTAAAGGATCACCCTTACTGGAGGAAATTCGCCCTGAAAGATTATCTCCCCAGGGAGTGCTCTCCCTGCCAGGAGATGGGGCGTTGTGACGGCGGCTGCCGCGAGGCAGCCCACATCTGGAGCGGCTCACCGGATGGCCCCGACCCTCTTCTCCCCGGGGAGCCGCCTAGACGATAGGCACTTCATCGTTTAATTTCAGTGTCAGAGAGCAGGGTGGTGAATCCCCTTCAGCAGAACTTGACTCAGGGCTCCCTTTTTGCGTAAAATGAATACATAAGGAATATTTTCAACAGCGGGGAATAAACCTGTGTCAGCCGATGATGCGGCCGTCATTGCCGCGACCTTGAAGAATGTCTGTGAAGGCAGCGGGCTTGTCGCCGTGAGGGCATGGAGCTATGGGCACCAGGGCGCGCCTGTTGTGGGATATTTTCCAAGCTGCGCTCCCCGCGAGCTCGTCTATGCCGCCGGAGGCCTTTCCGTGGGCTTGAAAGGCGGATGCCGATCTCTGCAGGACTTCATGGCATCAGCCAGGCAGGACACCCTGCCGCCTCTCAGCGGCATCTTTTTTCCTTCCTTCTGCGACGAAGCCGGGGAGCTCTCCGGGATGTGGGACAGCATCACCACTGGCTTGTGGGTGAGACGCCTCCAGATCCCCCTTGACTTGAGCCCTGAAGCCGCTATTGCCTCACTCAGGGATGAGCTTCTTGCCCTGGCAGCCCTCATGCTGGGCCATAAGCCTGATGAGCCCTATTATGATAAGCTCCGTGAAGCTATTGCTCTCACAGGTACTCAAAGAGAGCTGCTGGAAAGCCTCGGAAAAGCCCGCTCAGCCGCTCCCTGGAAGATTCCCCTTGATGAATACTGCTCCATGGAAAGAAGCGCCCTTCTGCTCCATCCGGCTCACCATATGAAGCTCGCGCAGGAGTATTTCAGGGGGGCCATGAAACGGGAGAAGCAGGCCTATGAAAGTGCTCCTTTCACCATTGTCTCACCGTCGTGCGCGGTGACCCCTGTGGACCTGCTGAGGGCTATCGAAGAAGAGGGATGCACCATTGTGGCGTGCGATCTTTTCCCGGGGCTCCTGCAGAAGAAGCCCTCTCACTCTCGTGAAGATGATCCTCTGGAATTCATTGCAGAGTGCCTTCTTCACCTATGCTGCACAGCCAGTCAGGGAAAAGATGGCATTGCCGCAAGGTGCGCTTACCTCACGGAACAGGTAATGCTTTATGATGCGAGGGCCCTGCTGTTCATTACCCCAGCCTCCTGCAAGCATGCCCCCGGTGATGATCCACATCTTCAGAAAGCTCTTGAGAGCGAGGGTATCCCTTCCATAAGCATTCACTTCGGAGAAGAGGACGGTGATTACCGAAAGGTGAAGGAACAGGCAGGCGCCTTCATCAATTCCCTCGGCCGCTCATTGGCAGAGCCTTAAGCGATGGCCCTCCTTTTACGCGCGGAAGAACGAGAAAGCGGCCCACAGCGCGAAAATCCCGAGGAAGGCAAGCAGCGCCTGGTAAGGCTTTATTTTTGAAAACACTTTCAGATCCTTTTCAATGAGAAGCAGGGTGCTCCAGAAGAGAAAGAGGCAGAAATAGACAATGGCGGGGATGATCTCATCAGTGACGCGGCATAGGTAAGAGCGGTAAAATACACATCCCAGGAGCGCCGATACCAGCGTATAGGCGGCCGCCCCCGCCGCTCCCTGCCGCCTGGCAAGGTATTTCACTGATATGTACGCGGAAGAGATGGAGATAAAGCAGAGAACAGCCGAGAGGACCAGCCATAAAGGCTTCCATGAGTGCCTGTATGCGCTTATTATCAAGGCCAGAGCGACCCCGTCGCCAAGTATGAGCCCCCATACAAGGGGCTTTTCCTCCAGGAAAAATATCACCATGGGAAAGCCCAGGGCCATTGAAAGCAGGATCCATTGCAGGATATCTGTCACAAAATCAGAGGGCTGCGCCACGGAAAACTCCTTTAAGGGACCGATACGCCGAGATTCACGCCTTCCTTTGTCCGGGCATCAGTGATTGCTGAATTTATTGCGCTCTTGATGATATTTCTCTTCGCCTCTTTTTCCTTCTGCACCTCCGGTGAATCACCCTCTTTCGCCTTGCAGCCCTCCAGCTGCCTGGCGTAGAAGTTCACCTCTGAAGTGTAGGCCTTCAGCTCGTCCTTTTTCCTGTTGAGGGATACCGATTCTTTCTTGTGGTCGCCCTCATGGACAAGGGAGCCGGCAAGGAGAAGATCCCTGTCGAATTTTGAGAGCTCGAGCTTGCGGAGCTTATCGGCCTTCTGCTCAGGCGAGAGTATGGATGATCTGATCTTTGCCGCTTCAGCGTCAAAATCCCTGTCGAGGCTCCCTTTTTCCGTGCTGACCTGGATGATGTCTTTCAGGGAGTCATACTGCGCGATATTTTTCATGCCGCTCTCACAGGAGAGCTTTCCTGACTTTCTCATGGAATCAATCGTGGCATCGTAGCCGGAAAAACCAGGCGTGGAGGCAATCATATTCTGTGCGGAGTCCAGGGCGGAGTTTCTTCTCTCTTCAGGGGTGCTCGCCTTCTTTTCTGAGGACTTTGATACTTTCTCGTCCTGGAGCATCCTGGCCTCCTCGGAAAGTGACGAGGTATCTGCTGCCTGCATGGGAGGCTGCCCGGTGATTTCCGGTACTTCTTTCTCTTTCCCTGTTCCCCCTGTGCCGACCTCGCCAAAGAACCCTGTGAACCCTGAAAAAATCTTGTTTATCGTGTCCATTGTGCGCCCCCCCCCCGCTTACTCTTTATATCTATTATAAGGGGAAGATGTTACAAATATATGGCCGGGGAGTCCCTTTATTGTTAAGATGCTGTAACAGGAATATTAAGGTTCCGTAATAAATGAGGGAAAAGATGCAGAGGTCTCATTCATTCTTTTCTGGACACGAGGCTCCGGGAAACTGCCATGAAGTAAGGATAGAATATGGTCAAATCATTTAAGATGAGCAGGGAAAAGGATTTTCAGCCATCTTCACGAAGTGTAATATACCTGTACATCACAAA contains:
- a CDS encoding zinc ribbon domain-containing protein, which encodes MGAIEFTDNYQDLSTDMGFQFKFNCERCGDGYMSTFRPNTIGVVGSLLRGASSFLGGALGNVGHTAYEVQRAVGGPQHDAALKQAIDEVKPLFKKCRRCGDWTCEKVCWNTHKDMCKQCAPVAEEEETSIRAEHVRTQVSNDLFLEENKRMSEKGKEVAEKCPECGAATLGKKFCPQCGIKLSAGESFCKQCGVKLPPKSKFCGDCGATVEQS
- a CDS encoding DUF433 domain-containing protein — encoded protein: MKDLLQRIAIDPQICFGKPCIRGTRIWVSLILDYLADGMSIEDVLKEYPHLKEEDIRAAIAYGAEMSRQRYIDFPLEAAG
- a CDS encoding DUF5615 family PIN-like protein, with product MKFKLDENFGTRVKNIFQSEGYDVQTVHDQGIAGCSDRDLFRKCCAESRCLVTMDLDFADVTRFPPNQSSGIAVFRQPKNSGISFIEQLVRQYLKALTNIRSDEKLCIIEAGRIRVHEAWDADFP
- a CDS encoding radical SAM protein — translated: MDTGPVTSCLAPSFLPATAVLEMTYRCNHGCLFCSCPWFSPRGDFDERPELTINEWKAIIEKLIVMGISSVAFTGGEPLLKEGIEELLTFAASLEAELIETEGEGLVTKKLPLSVHLLSNGKIMSEKILEICARHKIHLGMSMPGLTTFTDHTRASDSTHILKWFTRAKEMGIETHVGITVTRKNLHELYETMAESLLAGADSVLLNRFMPGGRGITNAGELMLDREGVAEMLEVAEGVLRTANRRGNVGTELPLCLVDEGRHTHLKVGTQCSAALDFFAIDPSGYVRVCNHSPVRLHHIHEVEKVKDHPYWRKFALKDYLPRECSPCQEMGRCDGGCREAAHIWSGSPDGPDPLLPGEPPRR
- a CDS encoding 2-hydroxyacyl-CoA dehydratase family protein, whose amino-acid sequence is MSADDAAVIAATLKNVCEGSGLVAVRAWSYGHQGAPVVGYFPSCAPRELVYAAGGLSVGLKGGCRSLQDFMASARQDTLPPLSGIFFPSFCDEAGELSGMWDSITTGLWVRRLQIPLDLSPEAAIASLRDELLALAALMLGHKPDEPYYDKLREAIALTGTQRELLESLGKARSAAPWKIPLDEYCSMERSALLLHPAHHMKLAQEYFRGAMKREKQAYESAPFTIVSPSCAVTPVDLLRAIEEEGCTIVACDLFPGLLQKKPSHSREDDPLEFIAECLLHLCCTASQGKDGIAARCAYLTEQVMLYDARALLFITPASCKHAPGDDPHLQKALESEGIPSISIHFGEEDGDYRKVKEQAGAFINSLGRSLAEP